GAATAAAACGAAACTTACCGATATTAGAGTCTCGGGATGTGTTATCAAATCATCCCCAATGTGAAGCGGAATTGAAGCCCCAGGAGAACCACTGCAAACTATGTCTTCAGCAGAAGGCAAAGGTGCACTACATTTCAGGAAATTTAACTCTGTCTTTCCCGTCTGCCCAATGCACAGATTGTAGGAATAGGGCAGAGTTCCCTCGCTATAGTTGAGAGAAACTCCTGGCCTAGTCTTAGAACAAAATCCTGGCTGAAAGCAGCCCCAGACAGAGGAACTGGAGGAGTGTCGCAGTCGAAGTGCTATGGCTAGAATCACAGCCAGGAGGAAAAGCACAGAAATTAAGGCCAAGGCCACCACCAAGTAGAATTGCAGCTCGGCTTGGGGGTCAGGGGGTAGTGGGCGGTCACTGAGGTCTGGCAGGGCCTCCTGCAGGCTGTCAGCGAATACAAGAAGCAGCGTGGCTGTAGCGGAGAGCGGCGGCTGTCCACCATCGCGCACACCAACCAACAGGCGCTGCCTGGCCGCGTCCTTGTCGCCCAAGGCACGCGCTGTGCGCACCTCGCCAGTGCGCAGGCCCAGGCTGAAGAGCCCGGGATCGCTGGCCTGCAGCACGTGGTACGACAGCCAGGCATTGTGTCCCGAGTCTGCGTCCACAGCCACCACCTTAGTGACCAGGTATCCGGGCTCGGCGGCGCGCGGCACCATGTCGAAGAGCGCAGAGCCGTCGGGCTCGAGCGCTGGGTACAGCACGCGTGGGGCGTTGTCGTTGCAGTCGCCCACCAGCACGCGCAAGCTCACGTTGGCGCTGAGCGGGGGCGAGCCCTGGTCGCGCGCCTGCAGTGTCAGCTGGAAGGAGCGCAGCTGCTCGTGGTCGAAGGCGCGCTGAGCGAACACCACTCCGCTCTGAGCGTTCACGGTTACATAGGACCACAGCGATTGAGGCTCCAGGTCGCTGGCTATGATGGAGTAGGAGATGTGACCATTGGATCCCAAATCCGGATCAGAGGCGCTGACTTGCGCGATGGAGGCTCCGGGTGGGTTGTTCTCCGACACATGGACTATGTAAGACGACTTCTGGAAAGCTGGAGCGTTATCGTTTACGTCAGTGATGTGCAGAGTGACGGTTGTACTGGAAGAAAGGGGTGGCTTGCCCCTGTCCGTGGCGGTGATGGTGACATTATACTGTGGGTTTTGTTCTCGGTCTATGGCTCCATCTGTTACTAACTTGTAGTAGTTGCTAGAAGAAGCATGGATCTTGAAAGGCAGCCCTTTGCTTATGTCACACCTCACTTCTCCGTTGCCTCCAAAATCCGGATCTCGCGTTTTGAAGATGGCAACCACCACTCCCGGAGGAGAATTCTCCAAGATACGTTCAGAAAGAGAGGTGATGAGTATTTCTGGACTGTTGTCGTTTTCATCTTGGACTTCTATGATGATTTTACACTGTGTAGAGAGACCACCTCCATCCTTCGCTTCCACTTCCATGGTGTAGCTTTCTACTTCTTCAAAATCCAATGGCTGGTTATTCCTAACCGTACCTGTCTTCTCATCTAGAGAGAACACGTGCCTTGTGCTCTGGGCAGTGCTCCGAAAGTAGTAACTTATCTCAGCATTGACGCCCTCATCCTCATCAGTGGCTGTCACTTGCAACACGGGGGATCCTGGGGACAGATTTTCACTAACACTGATCCTGTATTCCTCTTTGCTGAACACTGGAGAGTTGTCATTGATGTCCTTTACAGATATTTCTATTTGAGTGGTAGCACTGCGAGGCGGGTCCCCTCCATCCAAGGCAGTCAGTATCAAGCGATGAGacctcttttcttccctgtctAGGAGTTTCTCTAGAGACAGCTCAGGGGTTTTGCTGCCATCAGGATTAACTCTAACCATTAATGAGAAATAAGGGGTGGAGCTTATCTGGTAATCTTTAATTGAGTTCGAATTTATGTCGGGGTCAGTGGCAGGCTCAAGGGGTATTCGTGTACCAACCGACACAGATTCTAGAATTTCTAAACGCGTCTCTCTCTTCTCGAATTGAGGAGCGTGATCATTAATGTCCTCAATCTCCACAACGACATGAAAAATATTCAAGGGATTTTCTAGCACGGCTTCCAACTCCAGCTCACACCTTCTTCTCCCTTTGCATATCTGCTCGCGGTCTATGCGGTCCTTCACCAGTAAGTCCCCGCTCTCCGAGTCCACGCTAAAGTGCAGCTTCTCAGCGCTAACCCGCAGCTTCCGAGCAGACACTTCCAGAACGCCGAGCCCCAGATCCTTGGCGAGGTTCCCCACCACAGAGCCGCGGTCCAGCTCCTCCGGGATGGAGTAGCGGACCGGCTGGCCCAGCGCGGGACAGAACAAAGGCAGCAGCAGGGTAAACAGTACCTGCGGGCGGCGGCCGGGGCGCTGCCTCTGCGCGCAGCTCCCTCCCATTGCTGGCTCGGGTTCTCTCTAGGTCTTGGATCTTCACAGTAGGAGAGAGTGCAGTCTTCCGAGGCAGAGATGCATTGGTCCCTGGACAGCAGGACCCCAGTTTGGGGCTGGGAATTGGTGTCTTAGTTTCTGTGAGTGAGAGTTCCCTTTGGAGTGTATTCGTTTCTGCGCAGGAAATTCCAGCCTAGAGACTGAGggatgccgggcattggtgctTGCGCTGCACTGGCCGACAGCGGCTCCCAGAGGCTCTGAGTGGAATTGCAATCTATCTTATTTagaaatccttttccaaaatgtATGTCTTGTTCTGAAAACGCAGCTATGAAATAGTCGCAAATTTTAATCTATGGTATTACAGTGGCTACTtatgtatttaatgttttaaagaaaattatatatgatTGGAAACTTATACCATACTATGAATATTATGTATTATGTCGTGAATCTTCACACACAGatcaaaccaaccaatcaacagTGAGGAACATAAGACCAATCTTTGTTTAGTATATATTGAGCTTTCTGGATAGTCAagataatatccaaaatatatagtGTTATTTAAAACTTCCTTTTTCAAGGGAACAGAAATACCAGTAATTTCATTTCCAGTCTATTTATGTTCTACAATCTTTTATCTACACACATTAGTTTAAGAGCACTAGAACCAATTATTTCCCACAGTCATCAATCCAGTTACTTATGTTGTGGTTTATGCTAAGGGACAGTTGGGTGTGACATCATGTGTCTGCAAGGTGAAAGAGTCCAAGATTACCCTGGGAGGTACAACAGGACCCTGGATCCAAAAagccaaccaaaccaaaccaattcaaaacaacaacaacaaaaatcctcaCCTGTGCTCCTGTAAACCACCCTGATTAAAAAAACGTGATAAGAAGTCATGAATGTAGGAGCAGGACtacttgggaagaggaagggaaaggggaagggtgGGGTGGAGGTAAGGGGTAGCAATGGGAGAGTTCGTGACTGAAAtacattgcacacatgtgtgaaaatgccatgattaatatatgctaataaatatTGAGAAGTGATGTTTTGGTAGACTGTTATCTGCTTACCATGTCATAGCTACCTCACCAcgaatatccttttttttttttttttttttttttggtttttcgagacagggtttctctgtgtagctttggagcctatcctggcacttgctctggagaccaggctggcctcgaactcacagagatccgcctgcctctgccttccgagtgctgggattaaaggtgtggtgtgccaccaacgcccagctcaccACGAATATCTTATGTTTCCCCAAATTAACATGCATTTATACTCATGAATTAAAATACGCATGTGCCTCCTCAGAAGAGAAATTGAAAATTTTCCATACTGAGTGATTAGAAAATAAGATTCCCAAAGAACTCTTATTTTCTCCTATTAgcatacagaagaaagagttgtTTCTTCTACTTTGCTTTTAAGGtggactgaacctggagctgtgCACaactctacctctgagccacacCTGTGGCACTGAAAGAATGCTTGAGGAAAGTAAGATGCCTGTGTATCATATTAGATGTCCATAATATATCATAATGTCAATGTCCAGATATTAAACTCCTTATTATGTATAAACTACTGTAAGTTCATAGAAACACCAGCAGTCACCAACATATCTATGCAACACAAGTTTAGAGCAGAAAAACACCTTTTTTAGACAggggtctctctatatagacctgactgtcctggagctcgctctgtagatgggactggccttaaactcacagagatccacctatctatgcctcctgagtgcagggattaatggtgtgcaccaggCTGTAGAACAGACATTTGgaactttcatttctttctctttcttctttcagatACAGATTAAACTGGATGTCTCACATAGGATAGGCAAGTACTTCACCACTGAGCAATACTCTTATCTCCAAAGTCATGTTCAAGTGTTCTCCTGCATGCCATCTGTTACTTGAATGCTGGCATtgtttaaaaaccaaataatGCATATTTTTCCTAATAGCTAAAGTCCAGGAAAATCTTTTTAGAATCTCCTGCAGCATGCCCTGAGACCAGTTTCTAACTTATATCCTATCTACACCCTGAGATTGGAGAATTGAGCTAGAGCCAAAATTTTAATTCCCTATAGTTGACAAACTTTTAATTCCCTATATTAGCAACTTCTCTTGAGCAAGCATACACTTGAAAGAAGAGTGTCAAGCTATTTTTCATAACTTGATACGACAGCGTTAGGTAACCCAAGCATGCAATGCTATTACCATATAGGGTGCTACAATTTTCACcattgaaagaagaaaagacaaaaaggctTTGATGGGGTTTGGAAATGATAGCTGAAGTTTGACTTACCCTCAAAAAGGATCTTTAAGCACAAATAGTTTCTACAAACTTATGGTCTGAAAAAAATAGTTCATTGAGGCATTTTCCTGTCCTAGAAACAGAAATGTGGGGGCAGAGACTGTGGGTTTTCAGTTGTTTCTCCAAGAAAGGGGAACTTATTAGTCCACCCTTAGAAAAGTGTCACACCAGAAACTGTTTTAAGAGCAAGAGCTACAATGAGGGGCATTAGGAATAATGACCCGTTAATTTCAGGAAGAGAACTCCAGCTGGAGAGATAGTAGAGAGCCACTGTGAACAACCAAGTAGCTCTATCCATGCAGGGTAGTAAGAACTGCCCCCATTGACAAGAGTTTCATAATGAGAAAGTGAAAGCCATATATATCAGTGATGTTTGACCAATAAACTGAAAGACAAGACTCAGGTAAAACTTGAGTgcttacaaatatataaatatcaatATAAGAAACACTAAAGTAGAGAGCTAATTATCATAAATAATAAGGGGAAAGAGCCCAAACTCACAGGAACCAAGGGAGTGTCATCAACAGGAAACCTGGACTCAGCTGGACCACACAAAGGCTCGCTCTTCCCACAGCTCTCCTGGCTGATGAGTGTGTCTGCATAGTTGGGCTGTGGGAAGATCAGGTGGCTCTTCCCAGAGTCAGGTGTGAGGGAGAACTCTTGAGAATAGGTCTGTAGGAAAGCTTGAACCCCATGCACGCCCACAACATGTGATGGTGGTACCCCAGTCAATTCACCCTGCAGCAGATGAGAAGCGTGCCAACGCCTCAGCCTAAGGGCCAGCAGGGCAAGGACAAAGGCTAGGAAGACACAGGAGACCACAGCAACTGCCACTACCAGGTAGAGTGTGATATCAGAATCAGGGTTGGCAGGAGTGTTGATACTGCCCAAGCCAGCCAGGATGTCGGGGATGCTGTCTGCCATAGCCACCGTGAGAGTGATGGTAGCAGAAAGAGGGGGTTGACCATGATCCTGAACAGCCACCACAAGGCTTTGCTTGAGAGCATCTCTGTCTAGCAGGGCCCTGGTTGTGCGGACTTCACCTGAGCGGAGTCCCACTGTGAAAAGTCCAGGCTCGCTGGCCTTGAGCAGACGGTAAGACAACCAGGCATTCTGTCCAGAGTCTTTGTCCACTGCCACCACCTTGGTCACTAGATATCCGGCCTCTGCTGAGCGGGGAGCCAGCTCCACACCAGTGGAACCGTCAGTTGGGAGAGAGGGGTACAGGATCCGGGGAGCGTTGTCATTCTGATCCACTAGAAACACAGTCAGGGACACGTTGCTGCTGAGTGGGGGATGCCCACTGTCACTTGCCCTCACCTGCATCGGCAGATTTCGAAACTGCTCATAGTCAAAGGATTGCAGAGCATAGAGCACACCTGTGTCAGAGTTAATTGAGACATAGGAGGAGAGTGGTGCTCCCTGGATAGTGTTTTCCACCAAAGAGTAAGTGATCTTAGCATTCTCATTGTCATCGGGGTCATGGGCAGTAACTGAGAAGATGGAGGTGCCCCTGGGGTTGTTTTCAGGGAGATAGACTGAGTACGAGTTTTGAGAAAAGGCAGGCGGATTGTCATTGATGTCAGCTATGTACAGGGTGATTTGAATTTCTGTGGACATGGGTGGGGTTCCTCTGTCTGTTGCTGCCACTGTGATATTATACTCAGAAACCTTTTCGCGA
This DNA window, taken from Cricetulus griseus strain 17A/GY chromosome 2, alternate assembly CriGri-PICRH-1.0, whole genome shotgun sequence, encodes the following:
- the LOC100755009 gene encoding protocadherin gamma-A9; translation: MAARTRGQHCRRLVLLCVLLGMLPGARARQIRYSVPEETEKGYIVGNISKDLGLEPRELAQHGVRIISKGKIQLFSLSPRGGSLVTAGRIDREELCTQSVPCLLSFKVLVEDRVKLYGVEVEVLDINDNAPKFEAENLVVKISEIAAPGARYPLPEAVDPDVGINSLQSYQLSPNQHFSLHLQTGDDGTINPELVLERTLDREEEPTHHLVLTASDGGNPRRSSTALIQVTVLDTNDNAPVFDQPVYRVKVLENVAPGTLLLTVRASDPDKGANGKVTYKFRKVNEKQSLLFHLQENTGEISVAKNLDYEECSLYEMEIQAEDGGGLKGRTKVIIMVEDVNDNRPEVTITSLFSPVREDAPPGTVLILFNAHDQDSGKNGQVVCSIQENPSFKLENSVDDYYRLLTVQTLDREKVSEYNITVAATDRGTPPMSTEIQITLYIADINDNPPAFSQNSYSVYLPENNPRGTSIFSVTAHDPDDNENAKITYSLVENTIQGAPLSSYVSINSDTGVLYALQSFDYEQFRNLPMQVRASDSGHPPLSSNVSLTVFLVDQNDNAPRILYPSLPTDGSTGVELAPRSAEAGYLVTKVVAVDKDSGQNAWLSYRLLKASEPGLFTVGLRSGEVRTTRALLDRDALKQSLVVAVQDHGQPPLSATITLTVAMADSIPDILAGLGSINTPANPDSDITLYLVVAVAVVSCVFLAFVLALLALRLRRWHASHLLQGELTGVPPSHVVGVHGVQAFLQTYSQEFSLTPDSGKSHLIFPQPNYADTLISQESCGKSEPLCGPAESRFPVDDTPLVPSLWEPLSASAAQAPMPGIPQSLGWNFLRRNEYTPKGTLTHRN
- the LOC118238284 gene encoding protocadherin gamma-B6-like; amino-acid sequence: MGGSCAQRQRPGRRPQVLFTLLLPLFCPALGQPVRYSIPEELDRGSVVGNLAKDLGLGVLEVSARKLRVSAEKLHFSVDSESGDLLVKDRIDREQICKGRRRCELELEAVLENPLNIFHVVVEIEDINDHAPQFEKRETRLEILESVSVGTRIPLEPATDPDINSNSIKDYQISSTPYFSLMVRVNPDGSKTPELSLEKLLDREEKRSHRLILTALDGGDPPRSATTQIEISVKDINDNSPVFSKEEYRISVSENLSPGSPVLQVTATDEDEGVNAEISYYFRSTAQSTRHVFSLDEKTGTVRNNQPLDFEEVESYTMEVEAKDGGGLSTQCKIIIEVQDENDNSPEILITSLSERILENSPPGVVVAIFKTRDPDFGGNGEVRCDISKGLPFKIHASSSNYYKLVTDGAIDREQNPQYNVTITATDRGKPPLSSSTTVTLHITDVNDNAPAFQKSSYIVHVSENNPPGASIAQVSASDPDLGSNGHISYSIIASDLEPQSLWSYVTVNAQSGVVFAQRAFDHEQLRSFQLTLQARDQGSPPLSANVSLRVLVGDCNDNAPRVLYPALEPDGSALFDMVPRAAEPGYLVTKVVAVDADSGHNAWLSYHVLQASDPGLFSLGLRTGEVRTARALGDKDAARQRLLVGVRDGGQPPLSATATLLLVFADSLQEALPDLSDRPLPPDPQAELQFYLVVALALISVLFLLAVILAIALRLRHSSSSSVWGCFQPGFCSKTRPGVSLNYSEGTLPYSYNLCIGQTGKTELNFLKCSAPLPSAEDIVCSGSPGASIPLHIGDDLITHPETLISVSFVLFFNNPSFLYIRHSNFVFLSRFIFENRFNCLLNDEMTFR